The Quercus robur chromosome 3, dhQueRobu3.1, whole genome shotgun sequence DNA segment cacgactcagtcaagccgcaaggcagccagccctgttttgaaaatcctgactcttcacattccattctcattctagtataaataccccatATATCCACGAAAgaatgagagcttccagagagaattttgagagagaaaccctagagaaaaacaagattgattcatccataatttttacataagagactcttcaaattcctctactctcttcctctccattgttaaattcttgagaggctttttaccaaaactttttctcaccatatccattactatgagagggttgtttggtgttttaggaagcagttaggaaggaaccaatttcacattagttgatgctatggttaAGTAGTggaatccaggaagctagaaaagaaataggttcggtgcaacctcattggagcaagaagcttggagggcttaggtacactgggtagattaggcttggagggtctattgctattcatgtatcctaactacattttctagtggattacttactgcttggaggacggcggagaggttttacgccgaaggcttcggtttcctcttcaataacacatcgttgtgttgtccttgtgtttgcatctctcttcccttaatctttgccttttattttctgctgtggatgtgattttaattggcttagattgtttaccaattctgtttatagcttatgttcattttccgcacacttattgtttgtcataaagcttgaattggtatttttgtttttgggagtctaaacgttcaagggtgttttatacactatttgaactttcaaatataTTTCACTTCATTATCATTGTATAGCTGGACTTATGTTATTATGTCGCTGGAATGTTTTCAACTCACTAATACTATACGGTTGGAGCcacaaatcatataaagaaTAAGGTGATGCTATACAGCTGGAGTcagaaacataaaagataagtcaATGTTTTCTCCATCTTTGAAATTACATTATTATGCATATGTTAACTCATTGTTATTGTGCCGCTGAATGCaagttattttaatatcatctcactatttaataaaacatgatctcactaatacttcattaatgaacatatatattaataaattgatcTACAATTGCCagatatattatttggacataaaCCACCGATGGACATATATTATTCGGACATATACCACTAatggacatatattatttggacatgaaccACTATTGGATGTGTAATGTTTGGACATAGACCACAGCTAGATATGTATTATTTGGACATAAACCATTGCTAGACATACATTATTTGGACATAAACCATTACTGGACATACATTATTATATTGGACATGAACTATACCACAACTGGATATGGACTATTGGACTCATCCCATTATTGGACATATGAcaattaattaatcattttaataGAAATCACTTAACACACATAATAATAACGTTCAACTCACCATGTAATCAAATCTATTATactaaacatattatttatttatttcaaccattatcatgattctaagactttgggttttatctattttgtaggcttaaaaatacaCCGGAAGCCATTAGTTTATGCAACCCAATGTAGAGTTCCAAATTGAACTCCCCAAAACAAATCCGAGTTTAGCAGAGTCACACGTGCAGCGAAAGACACGTGGCTATGCGCAAGAACCACCCCTAACAAAGACTAGCTAGAATGGTTGTCCCATGAAGAGCCTCTTTGAAGTAGGAGCTCAAAGAGGGATATGATCTACAGGACAATGTGTTAAGTGTAGGGGCCAAAACCCTAAGAGCACTAGAATTGGGGGTGTAAACACTCTCTAGTTACTATTTTACAACCTAAGCCACCCAAATCCACTCCATTGGAAtttgtaaacttaaaaaaatttgcaacctatgAACAGTACCTTACCGTTCAtaggttgtaaaaaaaaaaattattattttaatcttgtggttgtgtgtgaagagaaaaagtgagtgagaggaaaaagagagagaataatactttttattattttattgggtagtttatattattttattgggttgtatgtaaaaataaaaactgggaTGTATAGTAAGTTGTAAAATGgattggtaaaatagataaagtaatgtTTGAGGAtgcaaaatagttttttttttttttttgcatccctGGATGCTAATGCTTTTTGTACGACAAATTTTGCCACAACTTTGATAtgatgatataaaaaaaaattataaatctatgtaaaagtaataatttactatttataatCAATTACATCAGCAAATTATAACAAGGTGCTTCAGCAAATTATAACAAAGTGAgtgttcataaataaaaaataaataaataacttctCTTTTAAATCTTACACTAGCTTCATGGCCTGTTCAGCCGCCTTCCAATATGGGAAGAGTGTGAGATGTTTATTCATTGAAATGGTTGATTTTGCTATATTTCTATATATCGAGGCACTTTATGGCTGACAAGAAATTCTCTGTTGACTAGGTGAAAACAAAGAGGAGAAGGCCAAGTAGAAtgtgtttgtatatatttttgggtAATGCTAACGAGTGGCTTTAGGGTAttggttaataatctattttaagaaagttttgacattacttttatgagaaatgaaaaaaaaaaggtcaaaacattaattttttcttttctttcattagTTAATAATCCTGTTAAATAAagcttttatgggaaatgaaaaaagctgtcaaaatattaatttttttttcctacaaaaactttctttaactggattattaaccaatgcCCTAAAGGCATTCGTTAGCATaaccatatattttttaatttatgcttgGATTTGGTTACAGACTATGTCAATTAATGCAACACGCCTTTGATTTCATAATTTGACTTTATTTCTATGGTTTATGGGTCCGTTCTTTCTCAACAAAAAGGTCTTTCCTTTCTATCAAGAGTGGTTCTTTCAAATCGAGGGCTCGGGGGTAACTATATTAGTAACACTAAGTCCATTATAATGGCAAAGCGAAGTAACAATTGATATTTACTTGCATCAACACATTCATAAGACTACACAAAACCCTAAGATAACGAAATAGAAGTAAGATAACATGAGATATTATATAGTTTAATATGTGTCTTTGCGTGGAATGTGAGACTTTATATACACTTGAGGATTCGAAAATTATGgacaatattatttatttacaacACTTGGGGCTCTATTCTTAATCTTTTAAAACACTCGCCCACTAAGTTATCATCAAgcattaacttttctttttgaattttgataatcAGAATATAATTGACACGTTCCACTTCTCATGTTTTAAATGAAGAATTGTTATCTCATCTTGACGTGGTAATCATATTATACTAATATTGTTGTAATTTCTAATTAATGTAATATCTAATATATTTATTACGGTTGTAGTTTCCCTTTGGTGGCACTTGTCCTTTAATTAGGATACTAATAGTATGGTCACAAGCTCACATTGGGACAGGAATATGCATAAAATGTTAAATCATGCACCAAGTTCAGCTCCATATATACAAGCTCAAGAAGATAGAGATGGTTGGCATTTGGGTATTTGATCTTAACTATTTAGATAATTGCATCATGATATGGGTCCCTCCAATCCAAAATGAAGTGCTTAGTGAGTCATcgaaattgtaataaaaaaggaTCATCAAAACtacatattatttaataatttgccTTTTTAACTGACCTTCCTAACGTCATCAATCATAAGGAGTCATTGGCTGTTAGGAGTTTTGAAGTTCCAATATTCTTCTGAAACTGGCTAGGGTCCTCACTCAGGAAAAACTCTCATGGGATTGACTTAACAccaattcttatatatgtgtctttttaaattctttttccaAACGTTCCTTACCTAAATTATTGCAACCCAACTTCAAGAACTTCTCTCTTTTGTAAGCATTATTGATGATTATCCAAATCTTAAATTTTCTGTAGATGCATGTACACTCATTATTGcatacatatacacatacatatatgcATCTACACAAGTCACCAACTCATGACATAACTCAAAATGACATGAATATGATGTGAAGTGGTTTGTATGGAGATACATATGGTACCTCACGcatacattatatagttccagTTATTAACTGCTCAAATTCTGCTCATGTAAGCCTGACACTATTACACTTTGTTGCTCAAAATGGCCCACTTCTTTAGCCTTTTTCTTACTATAAAAACCTTCCATTTTTCATTATGTCCTCCCGTCCTCTTCAACAACCTCTGCAATACAACCTTTCAAGTTTCATACATAGATCATCTTCTTCATAGTTTGAGTTAGCCATGGTTCCAGGTGAGATCACAGGAATCCACTATCTAGCACCCGAAACCCCGATTTCAATTCCAGCTAACTTTGGCATGATGAAGAGTATGAGCAACACACCAAACCTTTATTTCAATAGATTCTTAAGCAACTTACCCAACTTTCATTTCCCTCCTCCAGGCCATGAATTTACTCCACAGTCCTCATGTTTAAGCAATAACTCTACTTCTGATGAAGCTGATGAGGAACATCAACTCAGTATCATCGATGAAAGGAAACAGCGGCGAATGATTTCTAATAGAGAATCCGCTCGCAGGTCACGGATGAGGAAACAAAAGCACCTTGATGAGCTCTGGTCACAGGTTCTTAGGCTTCGAACAGAGAACCACACACTGATAGACAAGTTGAATCGTGTAACCGAGTCCCACGAGCAGGTTCTTCAGGAGAATGCACGGCTCAAGGAGGAAGCTGTAGATCTTCGCCAAATGCTCACAGAGCTGCAAATTGGCAGTCCTTACACAACTGCTTTGAGAGACTTGGAATAGGGTCAATAGGTTTCTTTCAACACAGCTCATCTCACAGCTGAATTCTCAAACCAATCTATCCTTCAATTCCATAGACTTTGTGAGTCATATGAAGGCTCTTATTTTTCCATAATAACAAGTCTATGTTGCTTATGAGTTATGTCTACTTTGGTTGTTATCGTTATTGCCatcaatgcaaaaaacagaccactttattttaaaattgttaaattcTCTTACATTAACGTTATAATCAATACTTTAATGCAACTGTTTGCAGTTCCTCTTGCCGCATAGATACGTATAATGAACCTTGTGTAGTAGAAATCATGAAAATGATATTTCCATTAAGTCCATCTGAGAAATATTATGACTtcatctttttttcattttattcaaaaactACCCACTTTGATCACTGGTTTCCATCAGATTGATCAATCAGGAAGGAACATGAAACAGCACACAGTAggggaaaaatagaaaaatttttaattgggtAATACAAAATCTTTTATCCATACCATAAGAGGaagtaataatttattttattcaaatgccaAAAATTAGGGGGAAGAACAAGCAAGAGTGGGAGACCCATGTGGGTATAAGCTTGAGTCACACTCTGAAAGGAGGCCCCATGACCAGTTTAGTGTTGCACGGAATAAGAGGGGCAACATGACAAATGGTGGTGGAGGTGCTGGTGTTAGTGGCTCATCATAAAAATAACTACTATAGCAAGCAAAAACATTTGAAAAGGCTATCCACTAAAACACCTAAGTACTGTTTTCAGCTTTTTGTTAGAGCATCAATGCCTGCCTGACTTTGATCAGCCAAGCTTACACTGTTTTCTCCAACTTGGAT contains these protein-coding regions:
- the LOC126718008 gene encoding basic leucine zipper 43-like yields the protein MVPGEITGIHYLAPETPISIPANFGMMKSMSNTPNLYFNRFLSNLPNFHFPPPGHEFTPQSSCLSNNSTSDEADEEHQLSIIDERKQRRMISNRESARRSRMRKQKHLDELWSQVLRLRTENHTLIDKLNRVTESHEQVLQENARLKEEAVDLRQMLTELQIGSPYTTALRDLE